A window of Paenibacillus polygoni contains these coding sequences:
- a CDS encoding LysR family transcriptional regulator, whose amino-acid sequence MDIKQLRYFIALAEELQVTSAAQRLHMSQPPLSQQLKMMETELGVTLFHRNGRHLEITSAGKTLYEHALSITRMMEEAKAEVKESGIGVRGKLSIGINTLSDERLPEILSTFRTLYPKVTFKIQQNETNTLAKLVKEKILDVAIVRLPISLEDYDYAIVGAEPLYFVTGKEDSPPQSVTANGAISYEAISEYPLILPSTEGLGLYHLILDQFHARGLSPAIVGECSDIGILVELVASGFGASILPRSSLHRYDNRDIQTYEINGPQATSSSAVIWLKQHYLSKSAQKLIELLTSSSSISTYN is encoded by the coding sequence ATGGATATTAAGCAATTACGTTATTTTATCGCGCTTGCAGAAGAACTGCAGGTGACTTCCGCTGCACAGAGACTCCACATGTCTCAGCCTCCGCTTAGTCAGCAGCTAAAGATGATGGAAACGGAACTCGGTGTAACGCTGTTTCATCGAAATGGACGACACCTTGAGATTACCTCTGCAGGTAAAACACTGTATGAGCATGCACTCAGCATCACACGGATGATGGAAGAAGCGAAAGCCGAAGTGAAAGAATCGGGAATTGGTGTACGAGGTAAACTTTCTATTGGAATTAATACACTATCTGATGAGCGGCTCCCTGAGATTTTGAGTACGTTTCGCACCCTTTATCCCAAAGTAACCTTCAAAATTCAGCAGAATGAGACAAACACACTTGCTAAGCTAGTAAAAGAAAAGATCCTTGATGTAGCGATTGTGCGCCTCCCCATTTCACTTGAAGATTATGATTACGCGATTGTAGGCGCAGAACCTTTATACTTTGTCACAGGAAAAGAGGATTCCCCGCCTCAATCGGTCACAGCAAACGGTGCTATTTCCTATGAGGCCATTTCGGAATATCCACTTATCCTCCCTAGCACGGAGGGACTTGGACTCTATCATTTAATCTTGGATCAATTTCATGCTCGGGGACTCTCTCCTGCTATTGTCGGGGAATGTTCCGATATAGGGATATTGGTAGAACTTGTAGCTTCCGGTTTTGGGGCATCTATACTCCCGCGTTCCTCATTACACCGATATGATAACCGTGATATTCAGACATATGAAATTAATGGTCCTCAAGCCACCTCTAGTTCTGCCGTGATCTGGCTAAAGCAGCATTATCTCAGCAAGTCCGCTCAAAA
- a CDS encoding ankyrin repeat domain-containing protein encodes MPTELIKAAERGETDRVLALVESGVDINTTDAKGRTAILAATHNDKQDTLKALIDAGADLNLQDQRNDNPLLYAGAEGKLEIVKLMVEAGANTRITNRFGGTALIPAADRGHVEIVEYLLQHSDVDIDHVNNLGWTALLEAVILGDGGVNHTQIVKLLVSHGADVNLADSDGVTPLQHAKRHGYTEMISILEQAGAK; translated from the coding sequence ATGCCAACAGAACTAATCAAGGCAGCTGAACGTGGTGAAACAGACCGAGTCTTAGCATTAGTGGAATCAGGTGTAGATATAAATACAACAGATGCCAAAGGACGGACAGCGATCCTGGCAGCGACTCATAACGATAAGCAAGATACGTTAAAAGCATTGATTGATGCAGGGGCCGATCTCAATCTCCAGGATCAACGGAATGACAATCCACTGCTCTATGCAGGTGCCGAGGGCAAGTTAGAGATCGTGAAGCTAATGGTGGAAGCTGGGGCGAATACCCGCATAACGAATCGTTTTGGCGGCACTGCCCTTATTCCTGCTGCTGACCGAGGTCATGTGGAGATTGTAGAGTATTTACTTCAGCATTCGGATGTAGATATTGATCATGTCAACAATTTAGGATGGACTGCTCTGCTTGAAGCTGTCATTCTTGGCGATGGCGGGGTAAACCATACCCAAATTGTGAAACTGCTTGTCTCTCATGGAGCGGATGTTAATCTGGCCGACAGTGATGGGGTTACGCCTTTACAGCATGCCAAGAGGCATGGTTACACCGAAATGATTTCCATTTTAGAACAGGCAGGGGCTAAATAA